A region of Lepeophtheirus salmonis chromosome 13, UVic_Lsal_1.4, whole genome shotgun sequence DNA encodes the following proteins:
- the LOC121128297 gene encoding 3-hydroxyisobutyryl-CoA hydrolase, mitochondrial isoform X2, which yields MFVSKRYISHLGNLKKNASNVNIISELKNGKGIIKLNRPKKLNALNLQMVRSINDTITHWYTQGIIDSLIIDSVHPSCFSAGGDIINEGYEMSHAIDQLNIPVITIVNGLLMGGGIGLTIHSKYRIATESTVFSMPEVLFGFFPDTGSSWFLPRMRGELGTYIGMTGYQMKASDTYHSGIATHMCPQKVLPDLRNDLESVLPDEFEKVLNFYHDKFPIRPFSISEDLLTKIDYIFGTSKNTEEIIKKLKPSDDDFSSKTLETFSKGSPKSLEITFQLLKMGKKATSLGECLNNEYNSVLKFLKDEDVYEGVRALLVDKDFSPNWSPKTIEEVVIDHTFFKNEQSLNL from the exons ATGTTTGTATCAAAACGATACATCTCTCATTTGGGGAACTTGAAGAAGAATGCCTCAAATGTCAATATTATCTCGGAATTGAAGAATggaaaaggaataattaaacTAAATCGTCCCAAGAAATTAAATGCTCTTAACCTTCAAATGGTCCGATCTATCAATGATACAATCACTCATTGGTACACTCAAGGAATAATTGATTCACTAATTATAGACAGTGTGCATCCTTCATGCTTCAGTGCTGGAGGTGacattattaat GAAGGGTATGAAATGTCTCATGCGATTGATCAGTTAAACATTCCAGTGATCACAATCGTCAATGGATTACTTATGGGTGGAGGCATTGGTCTGACTATACACAGTAAATATCGTATTGCAACAGAATCCACTGTATTTTCTATGCCAGAAGTGCTTTTTGGATTCTTTCCGGATACAGGAAGTTCATGGTTCTTACCAag AATGAGAGGTGAGCTTGGAACATATATTGGAATGACTGGATATCAAATGAAAGCCTCTGACACATATCACTCTGGAATAGCGACACACATGTGCCCTCAAAAAGTACTTCCTGATCTAAGAAATGATTTAGAATCCGTTTTACCCGATGAATTTGAAAAGGTTCTTAATTTCTATCATGATAAATTTCCGATCCGTCCTTTTTCTATATCGGAAGATTTGTTaacaaaaatagattatatatttggaaCCTCTAAAAATactgaagaaataattaaaaaactaaaacccTCAGATGacgatttttcttcaaaaacccTGGAAACATTTTCTAAAGGGAGTCCAAAGTCATTGGAAATaacttttcaacttttaaagATGGGAAAAAAGGCAACATCTCTTGGAGAATGCTTGAATAATGAATACAACTctgttttaaagtttttaaaagatgaAGATGTATATGAGGGAGTCAGAGCCCTACTTGTGGATAAGGATTTTTCACCAAATTGGAGTCCAAAGACCATAGAAGAAGTGGTTATTGatcatacttttttcaaaaatgaacaatctttaaatttatga
- the LOC121128297 gene encoding 3-hydroxyisobutyryl-CoA hydrolase, mitochondrial isoform X1 has translation MFVSKRYISHLGNLKKNASNVNIISELKNGKGIIKLNRPKKLNALNLQMVRSINDTITHWYTQGIIDSLIIDSVHPSCFSAGGDIINVISKEKGSPDQSLLFKEGYEMSHAIDQLNIPVITIVNGLLMGGGIGLTIHSKYRIATESTVFSMPEVLFGFFPDTGSSWFLPRMRGELGTYIGMTGYQMKASDTYHSGIATHMCPQKVLPDLRNDLESVLPDEFEKVLNFYHDKFPIRPFSISEDLLTKIDYIFGTSKNTEEIIKKLKPSDDDFSSKTLETFSKGSPKSLEITFQLLKMGKKATSLGECLNNEYNSVLKFLKDEDVYEGVRALLVDKDFSPNWSPKTIEEVVIDHTFFKNEQSLNL, from the exons ATGTTTGTATCAAAACGATACATCTCTCATTTGGGGAACTTGAAGAAGAATGCCTCAAATGTCAATATTATCTCGGAATTGAAGAATggaaaaggaataattaaacTAAATCGTCCCAAGAAATTAAATGCTCTTAACCTTCAAATGGTCCGATCTATCAATGATACAATCACTCATTGGTACACTCAAGGAATAATTGATTCACTAATTATAGACAGTGTGCATCCTTCATGCTTCAGTGCTGGAGGTGacattattaatgtaatttcCAAAGAGAAAGGGAGTCCTGATCAAAGTTTATTGTTCAAGGAAGGGTATGAAATGTCTCATGCGATTGATCAGTTAAACATTCCAGTGATCACAATCGTCAATGGATTACTTATGGGTGGAGGCATTGGTCTGACTATACACAGTAAATATCGTATTGCAACAGAATCCACTGTATTTTCTATGCCAGAAGTGCTTTTTGGATTCTTTCCGGATACAGGAAGTTCATGGTTCTTACCAag AATGAGAGGTGAGCTTGGAACATATATTGGAATGACTGGATATCAAATGAAAGCCTCTGACACATATCACTCTGGAATAGCGACACACATGTGCCCTCAAAAAGTACTTCCTGATCTAAGAAATGATTTAGAATCCGTTTTACCCGATGAATTTGAAAAGGTTCTTAATTTCTATCATGATAAATTTCCGATCCGTCCTTTTTCTATATCGGAAGATTTGTTaacaaaaatagattatatatttggaaCCTCTAAAAATactgaagaaataattaaaaaactaaaacccTCAGATGacgatttttcttcaaaaacccTGGAAACATTTTCTAAAGGGAGTCCAAAGTCATTGGAAATaacttttcaacttttaaagATGGGAAAAAAGGCAACATCTCTTGGAGAATGCTTGAATAATGAATACAACTctgttttaaagtttttaaaagatgaAGATGTATATGAGGGAGTCAGAGCCCTACTTGTGGATAAGGATTTTTCACCAAATTGGAGTCCAAAGACCATAGAAGAAGTGGTTATTGatcatacttttttcaaaaatgaacaatctttaaatttatga